From a single Rhodococcus qingshengii JCM 15477 genomic region:
- a CDS encoding condensation domain-containing protein — MDLNLITHWHPLPGRVIEWGVTHASAQRAAEAEIDRELPPTTMQDRHLRRARVTAEKGDPQSPWIGIAFDFAGTLDRDAMTRALQRYIRRHDTLHSWFSFDEATTDAADTSFEVRRHVVPVESIELEYRVGDDVSESEAIRALVATKFATETSALQWPAFVFGAVEHHHADLEADPSFTLFHAVDHAHSDMNSMVLMYAELRQLYAAETTGSHPELGPAGSYAQFGRVERERTTELTMQSPEVHQWLGYLMRSGGSFPGFPLPLGAEDAPKPAIGSRFDLADDIECEKFGAVCKANGANFIGGMFTALAIAEFELAGRDKYIALSPVSTRTEADSFAQGWYINLIPVGIDVDDKRRFTELAKLGQQGYHDGKALLDVSVQQVIDLVLSSLAESDSAPGGLSKTLTPPPIVSYIDGRRMPDPYSYAETKATGIVGGKETQIASMWINRMHTGTWIAVSHPDTPIAHESATRFAEHVSKIIKTVAAQGDYSFVAPEGVA; from the coding sequence ATGGATCTGAACTTGATCACCCATTGGCACCCGCTTCCTGGGCGGGTAATCGAATGGGGCGTCACGCATGCTTCCGCTCAACGAGCCGCCGAAGCCGAGATCGACCGAGAACTACCCCCGACCACGATGCAGGATCGCCACCTGCGACGCGCCCGCGTCACCGCAGAGAAGGGCGATCCGCAGTCTCCGTGGATCGGTATCGCCTTCGATTTCGCAGGAACACTGGACCGCGACGCCATGACGCGAGCACTTCAGCGCTACATCCGTCGCCACGACACGCTGCACAGCTGGTTCTCGTTCGACGAAGCAACCACCGACGCTGCGGACACCTCGTTCGAGGTCCGTCGACACGTGGTGCCGGTCGAAAGCATCGAACTCGAGTACCGCGTCGGCGACGACGTCTCCGAATCCGAGGCGATCCGCGCGCTCGTCGCGACCAAGTTCGCCACCGAAACCAGCGCGCTGCAGTGGCCGGCATTCGTGTTCGGTGCCGTCGAGCACCACCATGCCGACCTCGAAGCCGATCCGAGCTTCACCCTGTTCCATGCAGTCGACCACGCCCATTCGGACATGAACTCGATGGTGCTGATGTACGCAGAATTGCGTCAGCTCTACGCCGCGGAAACGACCGGATCGCATCCCGAGCTCGGGCCGGCCGGAAGTTACGCACAGTTCGGTCGCGTCGAACGCGAGCGAACAACCGAACTGACGATGCAGTCACCCGAAGTGCACCAGTGGCTCGGTTACCTCATGCGCAGCGGCGGCTCGTTCCCCGGATTTCCGCTCCCACTCGGGGCCGAAGACGCGCCCAAACCGGCTATCGGTTCACGCTTCGACCTGGCCGACGACATCGAGTGCGAGAAGTTCGGTGCGGTTTGTAAAGCCAACGGCGCCAACTTCATCGGCGGAATGTTCACCGCGCTCGCGATTGCGGAATTCGAACTCGCCGGACGCGACAAGTACATCGCCCTCTCGCCGGTCAGCACACGAACCGAGGCCGACTCGTTTGCGCAGGGCTGGTACATCAACCTGATCCCGGTCGGCATCGACGTCGACGACAAGCGACGCTTCACCGAGTTGGCAAAGCTCGGGCAGCAGGGGTACCACGACGGCAAGGCACTCCTCGATGTCTCTGTGCAGCAGGTCATCGATCTGGTTCTGTCGAGCTTGGCCGAGTCGGATTCCGCACCCGGCGGACTGTCGAAGACGCTCACCCCGCCGCCGATCGTCTCGTACATCGACGGCCGACGCATGCCGGATCCATACAGTTACGCCGAGACGAAGGCAACGGGAATCGTCGGCGGCAAAGAGACTCAGATCGCGTCGATGTGGATCAACCGGATGCACACCGGAACCTGGATCGCCGTGTCTCACCCCGACACCCCCATTGCCCACGAATCGGCCACCCGCTTCGCCGAGCATGTCTCGAAGATCATCAAAACTGTTGCAGCTCAAGGCGACTACTCGTTCGTGGCACCAGAGGGAGTGGCCTGA
- a CDS encoding MFS transporter: MLPDPLGDAVGADHKGGRRAGSLTPWLGLATSLAAAFMQLLDATIVNVALPSIAVDLQAGVSAQLLMVSVYILAFACSLITAARLGDLFGRRVVFLTALSVFVVASLLCGLAQSATMLIVFRGLQGLAAGSMSAQTFAIISGLFPKARHPRVFGIYGATIGLATVSGPLIGGLLIEWNLFDWGWRLIFFVNIPIGIAALILGYFHLVDARAEHVRSLDLIGAALSSLALFLLILPLAEGRARGWPTGLVVMLAMSAPVAVAFVLYESRLAKRGGDPVLRLELFRDRAFTIGAVLAFVFFGTLTSLIFTISLTLQFGFGFSALRAGVMTLPWAVGMGVAAVLSSAVYRMLGNRVLILGMVVFAGSLIALSIILEREGTDPRWLALAGPLLLGGAGLGLFVAPLQTAILATVEPAHAGSVSGLLPTVQQVGSSIGLALIGVVFFSLVAGQAPQAVQGERPEYVANLEAAGVGPGLIDIAEKAFVDCATSQLASGTPMEVAPECRRDGSAGAGGQSVQVAVDAAYASTRAAAGEAFLQAQRRVLAIIAAIALGIGLASTALPRVNSPV; this comes from the coding sequence GTGCTTCCGGACCCTTTAGGTGACGCTGTCGGCGCCGACCACAAGGGCGGGCGGCGAGCTGGTTCTCTGACGCCCTGGCTCGGGTTGGCGACGAGTCTGGCGGCGGCATTCATGCAATTGCTCGACGCGACCATCGTCAACGTCGCGCTTCCGAGTATCGCCGTCGATCTTCAAGCAGGCGTATCGGCGCAGTTGCTCATGGTCAGCGTGTACATCCTGGCTTTCGCGTGTTCGTTGATCACTGCAGCGCGGCTGGGGGACCTGTTCGGCCGTAGAGTTGTTTTTCTGACCGCCCTGTCCGTATTCGTGGTTGCCTCGTTGCTGTGCGGGCTCGCGCAGAGCGCGACGATGTTGATCGTCTTCCGGGGTCTGCAAGGATTGGCGGCCGGTTCGATGTCCGCCCAGACGTTCGCCATCATCTCGGGTCTGTTTCCGAAGGCCAGGCATCCGCGAGTCTTCGGGATCTACGGTGCGACCATCGGGCTCGCAACGGTCAGTGGGCCTCTGATCGGCGGGCTGCTGATCGAGTGGAATCTGTTCGACTGGGGCTGGCGCCTGATCTTCTTCGTCAACATCCCGATCGGCATCGCCGCCTTGATTCTCGGATATTTCCATCTCGTCGATGCTCGCGCTGAGCATGTGCGCTCACTGGACCTCATCGGCGCCGCACTGTCATCACTGGCGCTGTTCCTGCTGATCCTTCCCCTGGCCGAGGGAAGGGCGCGCGGATGGCCCACAGGTCTTGTCGTAATGCTCGCGATGTCGGCGCCGGTGGCAGTGGCGTTTGTGCTCTACGAATCGCGTTTGGCGAAACGAGGCGGCGATCCGGTCCTTCGTCTCGAGCTTTTCCGCGACCGAGCCTTCACAATCGGCGCGGTTCTTGCGTTCGTTTTCTTCGGAACCCTGACTTCCTTGATCTTCACCATCAGTCTCACCCTTCAGTTCGGCTTCGGGTTCTCCGCATTGCGAGCGGGCGTCATGACGCTGCCGTGGGCCGTCGGAATGGGCGTGGCGGCGGTTCTCTCATCGGCGGTGTACCGGATGCTCGGAAACCGTGTTCTGATCCTGGGGATGGTCGTCTTTGCCGGCTCGCTGATCGCGCTGTCGATCATCCTCGAACGCGAAGGAACCGATCCACGCTGGCTCGCGCTCGCCGGTCCGCTGCTTCTCGGTGGCGCAGGTCTCGGACTGTTCGTGGCACCACTGCAAACCGCGATCCTTGCGACGGTCGAACCCGCGCACGCGGGTTCGGTGTCGGGACTGCTTCCTACCGTTCAGCAGGTTGGCAGCTCCATCGGACTGGCCTTGATCGGAGTGGTGTTCTTCTCGCTCGTCGCGGGGCAAGCTCCGCAAGCAGTGCAGGGGGAGCGGCCCGAGTACGTTGCGAACCTTGAAGCTGCCGGCGTTGGTCCCGGCCTGATCGACATCGCCGAAAAGGCCTTTGTCGATTGCGCAACAAGCCAATTGGCATCCGGAACACCGATGGAGGTGGCGCCGGAATGTCGCCGGGACGGCTCCGCCGGTGCCGGGGGTCAATCCGTTCAGGTGGCAGTTGATGCCGCGTACGCATCGACTCGCGCGGCGGCCGGCGAAGCATTTCTCCAAGCGCAGCGCCGTGTGCTCGCGATCATCGCAGCAATTGCGCTCGGTATCGGATTGGCGTCGACTGCTCTGCCGCGGGTCAATTCGCCGGTCTGA
- a CDS encoding HNH endonuclease signature motif containing protein, with protein MSVLLSDVVSGSAVGLRGRLWQLSAAELRAAAVEASAEILRLEAVRVAVVDELSLRPDDQVIASRGVGAWLAANTMLQVRDGKKIAALGAALRPFPAVAARFDCGDCSFDHAVLIVAFCESPPKGMPEEALPKCIDLLLAAASGVEATTTKVRNVIATLERLFESDEIPPAEDVDRNELRIASTLNGRVVVRGDFDALTGEMLLSALSNLTMPTPAPDGTPDARSAAKRTADGFTELIRRYLDCAKTGTDGGQRPHVNVHINARDLAEHRDCAAQSSDSGDDGSLELSDLDVGHMPWLGPLSVSQTRLLGCDCFLSTVLLDDHGAPLDAKPGKRVVTAEQRVALIARDKGCAFPGCTCVPAWTDAHHIRHWANGGPTVMSNLVLLCRSHHRLMHRKSGFVGKWDIRIGVDNKPWFIPPPSIDPQQHPRPANTTFKT; from the coding sequence ATGAGTGTCTTGTTGTCGGATGTGGTGTCTGGTTCTGCGGTGGGGTTACGCGGACGGTTGTGGCAGTTGTCTGCTGCTGAGTTGCGTGCTGCTGCTGTCGAGGCGAGTGCTGAGATTCTGCGCCTCGAGGCGGTTCGTGTGGCCGTGGTGGACGAGTTGTCGTTGCGCCCGGATGATCAGGTGATTGCCAGTCGCGGGGTGGGTGCGTGGTTGGCGGCCAACACGATGTTGCAGGTTCGGGACGGGAAGAAGATCGCCGCGTTGGGTGCGGCTTTGCGGCCGTTTCCGGCGGTGGCGGCTCGGTTCGATTGCGGGGATTGCTCGTTCGATCATGCCGTGTTGATCGTGGCGTTCTGTGAATCACCACCGAAAGGCATGCCGGAGGAAGCACTACCGAAGTGCATCGATCTGTTGTTGGCTGCTGCGTCGGGGGTGGAAGCGACGACCACGAAGGTGCGGAACGTGATCGCGACCTTGGAGCGGTTGTTCGAATCGGATGAGATTCCGCCCGCCGAAGATGTCGACCGGAACGAGTTGCGGATCGCGTCGACATTGAACGGTCGGGTGGTGGTGCGCGGTGATTTCGACGCCCTCACCGGCGAAATGCTGCTGTCGGCGTTGTCGAATCTGACGATGCCCACCCCGGCACCCGATGGAACCCCGGATGCTCGGTCGGCGGCGAAACGCACGGCCGACGGGTTCACCGAACTGATCCGCCGCTATCTCGATTGCGCCAAGACCGGTACCGATGGTGGTCAGCGTCCGCACGTGAATGTGCACATCAATGCTCGTGATTTGGCGGAGCATCGGGATTGTGCCGCACAGTCTTCGGATTCGGGTGATGACGGCTCACTGGAGCTGTCCGATCTTGATGTCGGGCACATGCCCTGGCTGGGACCGCTGTCGGTGTCGCAGACCAGGCTTCTCGGGTGTGATTGTTTCCTGTCCACCGTGCTGCTCGACGATCACGGCGCGCCGTTGGATGCGAAACCCGGGAAACGGGTGGTCACCGCGGAGCAGCGAGTGGCGTTGATTGCCCGAGACAAAGGCTGCGCGTTCCCCGGCTGCACGTGTGTGCCCGCGTGGACTGATGCGCACCATATCCGGCACTGGGCGAACGGCGGCCCGACGGTGATGAGCAACCTGGTCCTGCTGTGCCGTTCGCATCACCGGTTGATGCACCGGAAATCCGGGTTCGTCGGGAAATGGGATATCCGGATCGGTGTCGACAACAAACCGTGGTTCATTCCGCCGCCCTCGATCGACCCGCAGCAGCACCCGCGGCCGGCGAACACCACCTTCAAAACCTGA
- a CDS encoding Maf family protein has protein sequence MTQLVLASASPARLAVLRAAGVSPLVRVSGVDEDKIADNLGPDAAPEKVVTVLAEAKAAEIVPGLAADNLTDVVVVGCDSMLLIDGQLQGKPGSVDIARKRWAAMAGRSATLLTGHCVLRVADGRIVRMASDHSATVVHFAQPSTEDLEAYLATGEPLQVAGAFTLDSLGGWFVERIEGDPSSVIGIGLPLVRTLLERVGVSVSDLWRTQSIF, from the coding sequence GTGACTCAACTGGTTCTAGCTTCAGCGTCCCCGGCTCGCCTCGCAGTTCTGCGGGCGGCCGGGGTTTCGCCGCTTGTGCGTGTCTCCGGCGTCGACGAGGACAAGATCGCCGACAACCTCGGACCCGACGCCGCCCCCGAAAAAGTCGTGACGGTACTGGCGGAGGCCAAGGCCGCCGAGATCGTTCCCGGTCTTGCCGCCGACAATCTCACCGACGTAGTCGTTGTCGGGTGCGATTCGATGCTCCTGATCGACGGGCAACTTCAAGGCAAGCCAGGCAGCGTCGATATCGCCCGTAAGCGATGGGCCGCAATGGCCGGACGCAGCGCCACTCTCTTGACCGGGCACTGTGTCCTACGCGTCGCCGACGGCCGCATCGTCCGCATGGCCTCGGATCACAGCGCAACAGTGGTTCATTTCGCGCAACCGTCCACCGAGGATCTCGAGGCATACCTGGCAACGGGCGAGCCGCTCCAAGTCGCCGGAGCATTCACGCTCGACAGTCTCGGCGGCTGGTTCGTGGAGAGAATCGAGGGTGATCCCTCGAGTGTCATCGGTATCGGATTACCTTTGGTACGAACACTTCTCGAGCGTGTCGGGGTTTCCGTCTCGGATCTCTGGCGCACGCAGAGCATCTTCTGA
- a CDS encoding acyl-CoA carboxylase subunit epsilon — protein MTATTEDILSEDVALAETAPTNGAVVEGTATDASLTELTETSTSDASVIKIVKGSPTDVEIAALVSVLAAAAGSGQAPESNVPAETWGDPTQFHRTRAPFSPYAYLNPAIRRS, from the coding sequence ATGACCGCAACCACCGAGGACATTCTCAGCGAAGATGTCGCACTGGCGGAGACTGCACCGACCAACGGTGCGGTCGTCGAGGGAACCGCGACGGATGCTTCGCTCACGGAGCTGACCGAGACGTCGACCTCCGACGCGTCGGTCATCAAGATCGTCAAGGGTTCGCCCACCGACGTCGAGATCGCGGCACTGGTCAGCGTGCTTGCTGCGGCTGCCGGCAGCGGTCAAGCTCCCGAGTCGAACGTTCCCGCGGAGACCTGGGGCGATCCGACTCAGTTCCACCGCACGCGTGCGCCGTTCTCGCCGTACGCGTACCTGAACCCCGCGATCCGTCGCAGCTGA
- a CDS encoding acyl-CoA carboxylase subunit beta codes for MTTVQEPNAPEAAAAPDIHTTAGKLADLRNRQAQAQAPSGEAAIDKVHAKGKLTARERITALLDEGSFVELDALARHRSVNFGLADNRPVGDGVVTGYGTIDGRDVCVFSQDATVFGGSLGEIYGEKIVKVMDLAIRTGRPLVGINEGAGARIQEGVVSLGLYGEIFHRNVQASGVIPQISLIMGPAAGGHVYSPALTDFVVMVDETSQMFVTGPDVIKTVTGEDVTMEDLGGARTHMVKSGVAHYVASGEQDALDYVKDLLSYLPSNNQAAAPRGEITDPIVGSIEDSLTAEDIELDTLIPDSANQPYDMHEVIRRILDDDEFLEVQAERAMNIIVGFGRVDGRSVGIVANQPTQFAGCLDIDASEKAARFVRTCDAFNVPIITLVDVPGFLPGTEQEYNGIIRRGAKLLYAYGEATVGKITVITRKAYGGAYDVMGSKHMGADVNLAWPTAQIAVMGASGAVGFVYRKQLLEAAKNGEDVDALRLKLQNEYEDTLVNPYVAAERGYVDAVIPPSHTRGQIVSALRLLERKAVSLPPKKHGNIPL; via the coding sequence ATGACCACTGTCCAAGAGCCGAACGCGCCGGAGGCGGCGGCCGCACCCGATATCCACACGACCGCGGGAAAGCTCGCGGACCTGCGGAATCGCCAAGCCCAGGCGCAGGCACCGAGCGGCGAAGCCGCCATCGACAAGGTGCACGCCAAAGGCAAGCTGACCGCCCGCGAGCGCATCACCGCCCTCCTCGACGAGGGCTCCTTCGTCGAACTCGACGCACTGGCACGGCACCGAAGTGTGAACTTCGGTCTCGCTGACAACCGCCCGGTCGGCGACGGCGTCGTCACCGGTTACGGCACCATCGACGGCCGCGACGTCTGTGTCTTCTCACAGGACGCCACCGTTTTCGGCGGATCGCTCGGCGAAATCTACGGTGAGAAGATCGTCAAGGTCATGGACCTCGCGATCCGCACCGGACGGCCCCTCGTCGGCATCAACGAAGGTGCAGGCGCGCGCATTCAGGAAGGCGTCGTCTCGCTCGGCCTCTACGGCGAGATCTTCCACCGCAACGTCCAGGCCTCGGGTGTCATCCCCCAGATCTCACTGATCATGGGACCCGCCGCCGGCGGCCACGTGTACTCCCCCGCACTGACCGACTTCGTCGTGATGGTCGACGAGACCTCCCAGATGTTCGTCACCGGCCCCGACGTCATCAAGACGGTCACCGGTGAAGACGTCACGATGGAAGACCTCGGCGGTGCTCGCACCCACATGGTCAAGTCCGGCGTCGCCCACTACGTCGCTTCCGGCGAGCAGGACGCACTCGACTACGTCAAGGACCTGCTCAGCTACCTGCCGTCCAACAACCAGGCAGCGGCTCCCCGCGGCGAGATCACCGACCCCATCGTCGGTTCGATCGAAGACAGCCTGACCGCCGAGGACATCGAACTCGACACCCTCATCCCGGACTCGGCCAACCAGCCGTACGACATGCACGAGGTCATCCGTCGCATCCTCGACGACGACGAGTTCCTCGAGGTCCAGGCCGAGCGCGCGATGAATATCATCGTCGGTTTCGGTCGCGTCGACGGACGCTCGGTCGGCATCGTCGCCAACCAGCCCACCCAGTTCGCGGGCTGCCTCGACATCGACGCCTCGGAGAAGGCCGCTCGCTTCGTGCGTACCTGCGACGCGTTCAACGTCCCGATCATCACCCTCGTCGACGTTCCCGGCTTCCTCCCCGGAACCGAGCAGGAATACAACGGCATCATCCGCCGCGGCGCGAAGCTCCTCTACGCATACGGAGAAGCAACGGTCGGCAAGATCACGGTCATCACCCGCAAGGCTTACGGCGGAGCGTACGACGTCATGGGCTCCAAGCACATGGGCGCCGACGTGAACCTGGCATGGCCGACCGCTCAGATCGCCGTCATGGGTGCATCCGGAGCAGTCGGATTCGTCTACCGCAAGCAGCTTCTCGAAGCCGCGAAGAACGGCGAAGACGTCGATGCACTGCGCCTCAAGCTGCAGAACGAGTACGAGGACACACTCGTCAACCCGTACGTCGCCGCTGAGCGCGGATACGTCGACGCTGTCATTCCTCCGTCGCACACCCGCGGACAAATCGTTTCCGCATTGCGACTGCTAGAGCGCAAGGCCGTTTCCCTTCCGCCCAAGAAGCATGGGAACATTCCCCTATGA
- a CDS encoding biotin--[acetyl-CoA-carboxylase] ligase has product MWTDLNRPPLDGNALRRALVRSDNDDARVFWNRLDVVEETGSTNADLLARAADPDADRHVLIAEYQASARGRHSRTWVSPPQAQISMSVLLSMPGMNLADMGWLPLLSGIAVVDALRNVAEVPAELKWPNDVLIGDKKVAGILAEVARTAPDPAVVVGIGLNVSLGVEELPVPTATSLLIEEASTVDRDTLVRAIARELATQFRAWESSKWDTSVLAAEYRQRCGTLGKRVRAVLPGDKEVFGIATDVDTSGRVVIEIEGTDGETFAVAAGDITHLRAAPVTES; this is encoded by the coding sequence ATGTGGACCGACTTGAACCGACCGCCCCTCGACGGCAATGCCCTACGACGCGCACTCGTGCGCAGTGACAACGACGACGCGCGCGTTTTCTGGAACCGCCTCGACGTTGTCGAGGAGACCGGTTCGACGAACGCGGATCTCCTTGCGCGAGCGGCAGATCCGGATGCCGACCGTCACGTTCTGATCGCCGAATATCAGGCGAGTGCCCGTGGCCGTCATTCGCGCACGTGGGTGAGTCCGCCGCAAGCGCAGATCTCGATGTCGGTTCTGCTGTCGATGCCCGGAATGAATCTCGCGGACATGGGTTGGCTCCCGCTACTGTCGGGAATCGCGGTCGTCGACGCGCTGCGCAACGTGGCCGAAGTGCCCGCAGAACTCAAGTGGCCGAACGACGTTCTCATCGGTGACAAGAAGGTCGCCGGCATTCTGGCCGAGGTGGCGAGGACGGCGCCCGATCCCGCGGTGGTGGTGGGGATCGGGCTGAACGTGAGCCTCGGCGTCGAGGAGCTGCCCGTCCCGACCGCTACGTCACTGCTGATCGAAGAAGCATCGACTGTCGACCGCGACACTCTCGTTCGCGCAATCGCCCGTGAATTGGCGACGCAATTCCGTGCTTGGGAATCGTCGAAATGGGATACATCTGTGTTGGCTGCCGAATACCGGCAGCGCTGCGGGACGCTGGGCAAACGAGTCCGCGCGGTTTTGCCGGGCGACAAGGAGGTGTTCGGTATCGCGACCGACGTCGACACTTCCGGACGCGTCGTCATCGAAATCGAGGGAACAGATGGGGAGACCTTTGCGGTCGCAGCAGGTGATATCACGCACCTTCGCGCCGCCCCGGTCACCGAATCGTGA
- a CDS encoding HdeD family acid-resistance protein gives MTTPIVVPTEAETAESARRVLTGVTVLLGVLTLGLGIAVLAWPDATLFVVAVVIAIQLFGFGIVQIIRSFADVTASGGTRTLVAISGALAVLLGFLVLRSPLQTVVLIALVIGAWWVFRGVLDLVDAASGHTVDRGLSIVLGVISIVAGAIVLLQPELSLDVFRIVVGVWMVLYGIIIVVTPLVLRKIAQP, from the coding sequence ATGACCACACCGATCGTTGTTCCGACCGAAGCCGAGACGGCCGAGAGCGCTCGCCGCGTACTCACCGGCGTGACGGTGCTGCTCGGTGTCCTCACATTGGGCCTGGGTATCGCGGTACTCGCGTGGCCGGATGCCACCCTGTTCGTGGTCGCGGTTGTCATTGCGATCCAGCTGTTCGGATTCGGAATCGTTCAGATCATCCGTTCGTTCGCGGACGTGACGGCTTCGGGTGGAACTCGCACGCTCGTCGCGATCTCCGGCGCGTTGGCAGTGCTCCTCGGATTCTTGGTTCTCCGTAGCCCTTTGCAGACGGTGGTTCTGATCGCGTTGGTGATCGGTGCCTGGTGGGTATTCCGTGGCGTTCTCGATCTGGTCGACGCGGCGTCCGGGCACACCGTCGATCGCGGTCTGTCGATCGTGCTCGGAGTCATCAGCATCGTCGCGGGTGCAATCGTCCTTCTGCAGCCCGAACTCTCGCTCGACGTCTTCCGCATCGTGGTCGGCGTGTGGATGGTGCTGTACGGCATCATCATCGTCGTGACCCCGTTGGTGCTGCGAAAGATCGCGCAGCCCTGA
- a CDS encoding PH domain-containing protein has translation MGYPEDALAQDEELILHRHPHWKMLVLPALTFVLATAVAGFLLGLAQTRLDGTARTVSSIAVGIIWLGVVAWRSVAPFTVWKFTHFIVTDRRVLIRHGVLTHTGIDIPMGRISNVQFRHGLIDRMLKTGTLVIASASDDPLEFDDIPDVEHVHALLYHQVFDSMQQPPSQAPQWPSGENDDPNDRNGW, from the coding sequence ATGGGATATCCCGAAGACGCCCTCGCTCAGGACGAGGAACTGATACTGCATCGCCATCCTCATTGGAAGATGTTGGTGCTTCCGGCGCTGACGTTCGTACTTGCGACGGCCGTCGCCGGTTTCTTGTTGGGCCTCGCACAGACGAGATTGGACGGCACGGCTCGCACCGTGTCGTCCATTGCCGTCGGAATCATCTGGCTCGGTGTCGTGGCCTGGCGATCGGTTGCGCCGTTCACGGTCTGGAAGTTCACGCATTTCATCGTCACCGATCGGCGAGTGCTCATCCGCCACGGAGTGCTCACGCACACGGGTATCGACATTCCCATGGGACGGATCAGCAATGTTCAGTTCCGTCACGGCCTGATCGATCGAATGCTCAAGACCGGAACTCTGGTCATCGCATCTGCCAGTGACGATCCGCTCGAGTTCGACGACATTCCTGACGTCGAGCACGTTCACGCCCTGCTGTATCACCAGGTTTTCGATTCCATGCAGCAGCCACCATCGCAGGCACCGCAGTGGCCGTCAGGTGAAAACGACGACCCGAACGATCGAAATGGCTGGTAA
- a CDS encoding response regulator transcription factor — protein MTAVLLAEDDEAIAAPLSRALGREGYSVTVEPTGPAALQQALEGDFDLLILDLGLPGMDGLEVCRQIRAHRTSLAVLMLTARTDEVDFVVGLDAGADDYVSKPFRLAELMARVRALLRRHGGREDTIVEVGGIRLEPAARRVLVNGSEIALANKEYELLRVLLEHAGEVVSRDTILREVWGDVELRGSKTLDMHMSWLRRKIGDEGPAVERRIATVRGVGFRINTD, from the coding sequence GTGACTGCCGTATTGCTAGCCGAAGACGACGAGGCCATTGCTGCACCCCTTTCCCGCGCCTTGGGGCGTGAAGGGTATTCGGTGACGGTCGAACCGACCGGACCCGCTGCGTTGCAGCAGGCGCTCGAAGGTGATTTCGACCTGTTGATTCTCGATCTCGGCCTTCCGGGCATGGACGGCCTCGAGGTCTGCCGACAGATTCGTGCGCATCGCACCTCGCTCGCCGTGCTGATGTTGACCGCCAGGACCGACGAAGTCGACTTCGTGGTCGGGTTGGACGCGGGCGCCGACGACTACGTCAGCAAGCCGTTTCGTCTCGCCGAGTTGATGGCACGTGTGCGAGCACTCCTGCGTCGCCACGGTGGCCGCGAGGACACGATCGTCGAGGTCGGTGGCATCAGGCTCGAGCCCGCGGCACGACGCGTACTCGTCAACGGCTCCGAAATCGCCTTGGCCAACAAGGAATACGAGCTTCTGCGGGTCCTCCTCGAGCACGCCGGGGAAGTGGTCTCGCGCGATACGATCCTTCGTGAGGTGTGGGGCGACGTCGAGCTTCGTGGATCGAAGACGCTCGACATGCACATGTCGTGGCTGCGCCGCAAGATCGGCGACGAGGGCCCCGCCGTGGAACGCAGGATTGCCACCGTCCGCGGTGTCGGTTTCCGAATCAACACCGACTAA